One Microcebus murinus isolate Inina chromosome 10, M.murinus_Inina_mat1.0, whole genome shotgun sequence DNA segment encodes these proteins:
- the LOC105863375 gene encoding large ribosomal subunit protein uL16-like — MVSGEYEQLSSEALEAAHICANKYMVKSSGKGDFHIRVRLHPFHVIRINKMLSCAGADKLQTGMRGAFGKPQGTVARVHIGQVIMSIRTALQNKEHVIEALRKAKFKFPGRQKIHISKKRGFTKFNADEFEDMVAEKRLIPDGCGVKYIPNRGPLDKWRALHS; from the coding sequence ATGGTGTCAGGTGAATATGAGCAGCTCTCCTCTGAAGCCCTGGAGGCTGCCCATATTTGTGCCAACAAGTATATGGTAAAAAGCAGTGGAAAAGGTGACTTTCACATCCGAGTGAGGCTTCACCCCTTCCATGTTATCCGCATCAACAAGATGTTGTCCTGTGCTGGGGCCGACAAGCTCCAGACAGGTATGCGAGGTGCCTTTGGAAAGCCCCAGGGCACTGTGGCCAGGGTTCACATTGGCCAAGTCATCATGTCCATCCGCACCGCACTGCAGAACAAGGAGCATGTGATTGAGGCCCTACGCAAAGCTAAGTTCAAGTTCCCTGGCCGCCAGAAGATCCACATCTCAAAGAAGCGGGGCTTTACCAAGTTTAATGCAGATGAATTTGAAGACATGGTGGCTGAGAAACGGCTCATCCCAGATGGCTGTGGGGTCAAATACATCCCGAATCGTGGCCCCCTGGACAAGTGGCGGGCCCTGCACTCATGA